The Bos taurus isolate L1 Dominette 01449 registration number 42190680 breed Hereford chromosome 18, ARS-UCD2.0, whole genome shotgun sequence genome has a window encoding:
- the ACD gene encoding adrenocortical dysplasia protein homolog isoform X6 — translation MASFGGLVLRPWIRELVLGSDALSSPRAGQLLKVLQEAKAQSPSGAPDPPDAEAMLLVSDGTHSIRCLVTGEALNASDWEEKEFGFRGTEGRILLLRDCKVSVQVAQGDTPAEFYLQVDRFALLPTEQPREQVTGCNEDPDVRKKLCDCLEEHLSESTSSNTGPDTAAPITPWAASRCRATGEAVYTVPSLRLHISENDQQILSSLGPTQRVQGPERSPSHLALQDLSLSLISSPPSSPSSSGTPAIPSHLLSKENSASVSLLPPLPLAAPDPVQKGSSQPLSTICSAHGSLPPGSPHPSSIPNTPLLSCTPSLSRLGHAPSIHQAHVSRAQKPSLEFKELGLPPKTLHHSPRTRTTKGALESSCVWDPPERHRDGSAFQYEYRPPCPSLCAQVQAARLPPQLVAWALHFLMEPQPDSELTQM, via the exons ATGGCAAGTTTTGGGGGCCTGGTCCTGCGACCCTGGATTCGAGAGCTGGTCCTAGGGTCAGACGCACTCTCAAGCCCGCGGGCGGGGCAGCTGCTCAAG GTACtgcaggaggccaaggcccagagCCCGTCCGGTGCCCCTGACCCGCCCGACGCGGAGGCCATGCTGCTTGTATCCGACGGGACCCACAGTATCCGATGCCTAGTGACGGGGGAGGCCCTGAACGCCTCAGACTG GGAGGAGAAGGAGTTCGGCTTCAGAGGGACAGAAGGCCGGATACTGCTGCTGCGGGACTGCAAGGTCAGCGTCCAGGTCGCCCAGGGAGACACG CCCGCGGAGTTCTACCTCCAGGTGGACCGTTTCGCTCTGCTGCCCACGGAACAACCCCGGGAACAGGTGACTGGTTG CAACGAGGACCCAGATGTGCGGAAAAAGCTCTGTGACTGCTTGGA GGAGCACCTTTCAGAGTCCACGTCATCCAATACAG GTCCTGACACGGCAGCCCCCATCACACCCTGGGCTGCCTCTCGCTGCAGAGCCACG GGAGAAGCTGTGTACACTGTCCCCAGCCTACGGCTGCACATCTCTGAGAATGACCAGCAAATCCTGAGCTCTCTGGGCCCAACTCAGAGGGTACAGG gcccTGAGCGATCCCCATCACACCTGGCTCTGCAGGACCTGTCGCTGAGTCTgatctcctcccctccttcctcgcCCAGTTCCTCAG GAACCCCTGCCATACCCAGCCACCTGCTGTCAAAGGAGAACAGTGCCAGCGTCAGCCTTCTGCCTCCTCTGCCCTTGGCTGCTCCAGACCCAGTACAGAAGGGCAGCTCCCAGCCCCTGTCAACCATCTGCTCAGCCCACGGCTCCCTGCCCCCCGGGTCCCCACACCCCAGCAGTATACCCAACACCCCACTCCTGAGCTGTACCCCAAGCCTGTCACGCCTTGGCCATGCCCCCAGTATACACCAGGCCCATGTAAGCAGGGCCCAGAAACCTAGCCTGGAGTTCAAAGAGCTTGGGTTACCCCCCAAGACCTTGCATCATTCTCCAAGGACAAGAACCACCAAGGGAGCCCTGGAGTCCAGCTGTGTCTGG GACCCCCCAGAGAGGCATCGTGATGGTTCTGCCTTCCAGTATGAGTACAGGCCACCTTGCCCCTCCCTGTGTGCCCAGGTGCAGGCTGCCAG GCTCCCTCCCCAGCTCGTGGCCTGGGCCTTGCACTTTTTGATGGAGCCACAGCCAGACTCTGAACTGACCCAGATGTGA
- the ACD gene encoding adrenocortical dysplasia protein homolog isoform X5, with protein sequence MASFGGLVLRPWIRELVLGSDALSSPRAGQLLKVLQEAKAQSPSGAPDPPDAEAMLLVSDGTHSIRCLVTGEALNASDWEEKEFGFRGTEGRILLLRDCKVSVQVAQGDTPAEFYLQVDRFALLPTEQPREQVTGCNEDPDVRKKLCDCLEEHLSESTSSNTGLSLSQLLNEVEVDQEHQKALVRLAESCLILAGPDTAAPITPWAASRCRATGEAVYTVPSLRLHISENDQQILSSLGPTQRVQGPERSPSHLALQDLSLSLISSPPSSPSSSGTPAIPSHLLSKENSASVSLLPPLPLAAPDPVQKGSSQPLSTICSAHGSLPPGSPHPSSIPNTPLLSCTPSLSRLGHAPSIHQAHVSRAQKPSLEFKELGLPPKTLHHSPRTRTTKGALESSCVWDPPERHRDGSAFQYEYRPPCPSLCAQVQAARLPPQLVAWALHFLMEPQPDSELTQM encoded by the exons ATGGCAAGTTTTGGGGGCCTGGTCCTGCGACCCTGGATTCGAGAGCTGGTCCTAGGGTCAGACGCACTCTCAAGCCCGCGGGCGGGGCAGCTGCTCAAG GTACtgcaggaggccaaggcccagagCCCGTCCGGTGCCCCTGACCCGCCCGACGCGGAGGCCATGCTGCTTGTATCCGACGGGACCCACAGTATCCGATGCCTAGTGACGGGGGAGGCCCTGAACGCCTCAGACTG GGAGGAGAAGGAGTTCGGCTTCAGAGGGACAGAAGGCCGGATACTGCTGCTGCGGGACTGCAAGGTCAGCGTCCAGGTCGCCCAGGGAGACACG CCCGCGGAGTTCTACCTCCAGGTGGACCGTTTCGCTCTGCTGCCCACGGAACAACCCCGGGAACAGGTGACTGGTTG CAACGAGGACCCAGATGTGCGGAAAAAGCTCTGTGACTGCTTGGA GGAGCACCTTTCAGAGTCCACGTCATCCAATACAG GTCTTTCACTGTCCCAGCTTCTGAATGAGGTAGAGGTGGACCAGGAGCATCAGAAGGCACTAGTGCGCCTGGCTGAGAGCTGTCTGATACTGGCAGGTCCTGACACGGCAGCCCCCATCACACCCTGGGCTGCCTCTCGCTGCAGAGCCACG GGAGAAGCTGTGTACACTGTCCCCAGCCTACGGCTGCACATCTCTGAGAATGACCAGCAAATCCTGAGCTCTCTGGGCCCAACTCAGAGGGTACAGG gcccTGAGCGATCCCCATCACACCTGGCTCTGCAGGACCTGTCGCTGAGTCTgatctcctcccctccttcctcgcCCAGTTCCTCAG GAACCCCTGCCATACCCAGCCACCTGCTGTCAAAGGAGAACAGTGCCAGCGTCAGCCTTCTGCCTCCTCTGCCCTTGGCTGCTCCAGACCCAGTACAGAAGGGCAGCTCCCAGCCCCTGTCAACCATCTGCTCAGCCCACGGCTCCCTGCCCCCCGGGTCCCCACACCCCAGCAGTATACCCAACACCCCACTCCTGAGCTGTACCCCAAGCCTGTCACGCCTTGGCCATGCCCCCAGTATACACCAGGCCCATGTAAGCAGGGCCCAGAAACCTAGCCTGGAGTTCAAAGAGCTTGGGTTACCCCCCAAGACCTTGCATCATTCTCCAAGGACAAGAACCACCAAGGGAGCCCTGGAGTCCAGCTGTGTCTGG GACCCCCCAGAGAGGCATCGTGATGGTTCTGCCTTCCAGTATGAGTACAGGCCACCTTGCCCCTCCCTGTGTGCCCAGGTGCAGGCTGCCAG GCTCCCTCCCCAGCTCGTGGCCTGGGCCTTGCACTTTTTGATGGAGCCACAGCCAGACTCTGAACTGACCCAGATGTGA
- the ACD gene encoding adrenocortical dysplasia protein homolog isoform X1, whose product MASFGGLVLRPWIRELVLGSDALSSPRAGQLLKVLQEAKAQSPSGAPDPPDAEAMLLVSDGTHSIRCLVTGEALNASDWEEKEFGFRGTEGRILLLRDCKVSVQVAQGDTPAEFYLQVDRFALLPTEQPREQVTGWEHLSESTSSNTGLSLSQLLNEVEVDQEHQKALVRLAESCLILAGPDTAAPITPWAASRCRATGEAVYTVPSLRLHISENDQQILSSLGPTQRVQGPERSPSHLALQDLSLSLISSPPSSPSSSGTPAIPSHLLSKENSASVSLLPPLPLAAPDPVQKGSSQPLSTICSAHGSLPPGSPHPSSIPNTPLLSCTPSLSRLGHAPSIHQAHVSRAQKPSLEFKELGLPPKTLHHSPRTRTTKGALESSCVWTPCPLQDPPERHRDGSAFQYEYRPPCPSLCAQVQAARLPPQLVAWALHFLMEPQPDSELTQM is encoded by the exons ATGGCAAGTTTTGGGGGCCTGGTCCTGCGACCCTGGATTCGAGAGCTGGTCCTAGGGTCAGACGCACTCTCAAGCCCGCGGGCGGGGCAGCTGCTCAAG GTACtgcaggaggccaaggcccagagCCCGTCCGGTGCCCCTGACCCGCCCGACGCGGAGGCCATGCTGCTTGTATCCGACGGGACCCACAGTATCCGATGCCTAGTGACGGGGGAGGCCCTGAACGCCTCAGACTG GGAGGAGAAGGAGTTCGGCTTCAGAGGGACAGAAGGCCGGATACTGCTGCTGCGGGACTGCAAGGTCAGCGTCCAGGTCGCCCAGGGAGACACG CCCGCGGAGTTCTACCTCCAGGTGGACCGTTTCGCTCTGCTGCCCACGGAACAACCCCGGGAACAGGTGACTGGTTG GGAGCACCTTTCAGAGTCCACGTCATCCAATACAG GTCTTTCACTGTCCCAGCTTCTGAATGAGGTAGAGGTGGACCAGGAGCATCAGAAGGCACTAGTGCGCCTGGCTGAGAGCTGTCTGATACTGGCAGGTCCTGACACGGCAGCCCCCATCACACCCTGGGCTGCCTCTCGCTGCAGAGCCACG GGAGAAGCTGTGTACACTGTCCCCAGCCTACGGCTGCACATCTCTGAGAATGACCAGCAAATCCTGAGCTCTCTGGGCCCAACTCAGAGGGTACAGG gcccTGAGCGATCCCCATCACACCTGGCTCTGCAGGACCTGTCGCTGAGTCTgatctcctcccctccttcctcgcCCAGTTCCTCAG GAACCCCTGCCATACCCAGCCACCTGCTGTCAAAGGAGAACAGTGCCAGCGTCAGCCTTCTGCCTCCTCTGCCCTTGGCTGCTCCAGACCCAGTACAGAAGGGCAGCTCCCAGCCCCTGTCAACCATCTGCTCAGCCCACGGCTCCCTGCCCCCCGGGTCCCCACACCCCAGCAGTATACCCAACACCCCACTCCTGAGCTGTACCCCAAGCCTGTCACGCCTTGGCCATGCCCCCAGTATACACCAGGCCCATGTAAGCAGGGCCCAGAAACCTAGCCTGGAGTTCAAAGAGCTTGGGTTACCCCCCAAGACCTTGCATCATTCTCCAAGGACAAGAACCACCAAGGGAGCCCTGGAGTCCAGCTGTGTCTGG ACACCATGTCCCCTTCAGGACCCCCCAGAGAGGCATCGTGATGGTTCTGCCTTCCAGTATGAGTACAGGCCACCTTGCCCCTCCCTGTGTGCCCAGGTGCAGGCTGCCAG GCTCCCTCCCCAGCTCGTGGCCTGGGCCTTGCACTTTTTGATGGAGCCACAGCCAGACTCTGAACTGACCCAGATGTGA
- the ACD gene encoding adrenocortical dysplasia protein homolog isoform X4 — translation MASFGGLVLRPWIRELVLGSDALSSPRAGQLLKVLQEAKAQSPSGAPDPPDAEAMLLVSDGTHSIRCLVTGEALNASDWEEKEFGFRGTEGRILLLRDCKVSVQVAQGDTPAEFYLQVDRFALLPTEQPREQVTGCNEDPDVRKKLCDCLEEHLSESTSSNTGLSLSQLLNEVEVDQEHQKALVRLAESCLILAGPDTAAPITPWAASRCRATGEAVYTVPSLRLHISENDQQILSSLGPTQRVQGPERSPSHLALQDLSLSLISSPPSSPSSSGTPAIPSHLLSKENSASVSLLPPLPLAAPDPVQKGSSQPLSTICSAHGSLPPGSPHPSSIPNTPLLSCTPSLSRLGHAPSIHQAHVSRAQKPSLEFKELGLPPKTLHHSPRTRTTKGALESSCVWTPCPLQDPPERHRDGSAFQYEYRPPCPSLCAQVQAARLPPQLVAWALHFLMEPQPDSELTQM, via the exons ATGGCAAGTTTTGGGGGCCTGGTCCTGCGACCCTGGATTCGAGAGCTGGTCCTAGGGTCAGACGCACTCTCAAGCCCGCGGGCGGGGCAGCTGCTCAAG GTACtgcaggaggccaaggcccagagCCCGTCCGGTGCCCCTGACCCGCCCGACGCGGAGGCCATGCTGCTTGTATCCGACGGGACCCACAGTATCCGATGCCTAGTGACGGGGGAGGCCCTGAACGCCTCAGACTG GGAGGAGAAGGAGTTCGGCTTCAGAGGGACAGAAGGCCGGATACTGCTGCTGCGGGACTGCAAGGTCAGCGTCCAGGTCGCCCAGGGAGACACG CCCGCGGAGTTCTACCTCCAGGTGGACCGTTTCGCTCTGCTGCCCACGGAACAACCCCGGGAACAGGTGACTGGTTG CAACGAGGACCCAGATGTGCGGAAAAAGCTCTGTGACTGCTTGGA GGAGCACCTTTCAGAGTCCACGTCATCCAATACAG GTCTTTCACTGTCCCAGCTTCTGAATGAGGTAGAGGTGGACCAGGAGCATCAGAAGGCACTAGTGCGCCTGGCTGAGAGCTGTCTGATACTGGCAGGTCCTGACACGGCAGCCCCCATCACACCCTGGGCTGCCTCTCGCTGCAGAGCCACG GGAGAAGCTGTGTACACTGTCCCCAGCCTACGGCTGCACATCTCTGAGAATGACCAGCAAATCCTGAGCTCTCTGGGCCCAACTCAGAGGGTACAGG gcccTGAGCGATCCCCATCACACCTGGCTCTGCAGGACCTGTCGCTGAGTCTgatctcctcccctccttcctcgcCCAGTTCCTCAG GAACCCCTGCCATACCCAGCCACCTGCTGTCAAAGGAGAACAGTGCCAGCGTCAGCCTTCTGCCTCCTCTGCCCTTGGCTGCTCCAGACCCAGTACAGAAGGGCAGCTCCCAGCCCCTGTCAACCATCTGCTCAGCCCACGGCTCCCTGCCCCCCGGGTCCCCACACCCCAGCAGTATACCCAACACCCCACTCCTGAGCTGTACCCCAAGCCTGTCACGCCTTGGCCATGCCCCCAGTATACACCAGGCCCATGTAAGCAGGGCCCAGAAACCTAGCCTGGAGTTCAAAGAGCTTGGGTTACCCCCCAAGACCTTGCATCATTCTCCAAGGACAAGAACCACCAAGGGAGCCCTGGAGTCCAGCTGTGTCTGG ACACCATGTCCCCTTCAGGACCCCCCAGAGAGGCATCGTGATGGTTCTGCCTTCCAGTATGAGTACAGGCCACCTTGCCCCTCCCTGTGTGCCCAGGTGCAGGCTGCCAG GCTCCCTCCCCAGCTCGTGGCCTGGGCCTTGCACTTTTTGATGGAGCCACAGCCAGACTCTGAACTGACCCAGATGTGA
- the ACD gene encoding adrenocortical dysplasia protein homolog isoform X3 has product MASFGGLVLRPWIRELVLGSDALSSPRAGQLLKVLQEAKAQSPSGAPDPPDAEAMLLVSDGTHSIRCLVTGEALNASDWEEKEFGFRGTEGRILLLRDCKVSVQVAQGDTPAEFYLQVDRFALLPTEQPREQVTGWEHLSESTSSNTGPDTAAPITPWAASRCRATGEAVYTVPSLRLHISENDQQILSSLGPTQRVQGPERSPSHLALQDLSLSLISSPPSSPSSSGTPAIPSHLLSKENSASVSLLPPLPLAAPDPVQKGSSQPLSTICSAHGSLPPGSPHPSSIPNTPLLSCTPSLSRLGHAPSIHQAHVSRAQKPSLEFKELGLPPKTLHHSPRTRTTKGALESSCVWTPCPLQDPPERHRDGSAFQYEYRPPCPSLCAQVQAARLPPQLVAWALHFLMEPQPDSELTQM; this is encoded by the exons ATGGCAAGTTTTGGGGGCCTGGTCCTGCGACCCTGGATTCGAGAGCTGGTCCTAGGGTCAGACGCACTCTCAAGCCCGCGGGCGGGGCAGCTGCTCAAG GTACtgcaggaggccaaggcccagagCCCGTCCGGTGCCCCTGACCCGCCCGACGCGGAGGCCATGCTGCTTGTATCCGACGGGACCCACAGTATCCGATGCCTAGTGACGGGGGAGGCCCTGAACGCCTCAGACTG GGAGGAGAAGGAGTTCGGCTTCAGAGGGACAGAAGGCCGGATACTGCTGCTGCGGGACTGCAAGGTCAGCGTCCAGGTCGCCCAGGGAGACACG CCCGCGGAGTTCTACCTCCAGGTGGACCGTTTCGCTCTGCTGCCCACGGAACAACCCCGGGAACAGGTGACTGGTTG GGAGCACCTTTCAGAGTCCACGTCATCCAATACAG GTCCTGACACGGCAGCCCCCATCACACCCTGGGCTGCCTCTCGCTGCAGAGCCACG GGAGAAGCTGTGTACACTGTCCCCAGCCTACGGCTGCACATCTCTGAGAATGACCAGCAAATCCTGAGCTCTCTGGGCCCAACTCAGAGGGTACAGG gcccTGAGCGATCCCCATCACACCTGGCTCTGCAGGACCTGTCGCTGAGTCTgatctcctcccctccttcctcgcCCAGTTCCTCAG GAACCCCTGCCATACCCAGCCACCTGCTGTCAAAGGAGAACAGTGCCAGCGTCAGCCTTCTGCCTCCTCTGCCCTTGGCTGCTCCAGACCCAGTACAGAAGGGCAGCTCCCAGCCCCTGTCAACCATCTGCTCAGCCCACGGCTCCCTGCCCCCCGGGTCCCCACACCCCAGCAGTATACCCAACACCCCACTCCTGAGCTGTACCCCAAGCCTGTCACGCCTTGGCCATGCCCCCAGTATACACCAGGCCCATGTAAGCAGGGCCCAGAAACCTAGCCTGGAGTTCAAAGAGCTTGGGTTACCCCCCAAGACCTTGCATCATTCTCCAAGGACAAGAACCACCAAGGGAGCCCTGGAGTCCAGCTGTGTCTGG ACACCATGTCCCCTTCAGGACCCCCCAGAGAGGCATCGTGATGGTTCTGCCTTCCAGTATGAGTACAGGCCACCTTGCCCCTCCCTGTGTGCCCAGGTGCAGGCTGCCAG GCTCCCTCCCCAGCTCGTGGCCTGGGCCTTGCACTTTTTGATGGAGCCACAGCCAGACTCTGAACTGACCCAGATGTGA
- the ACD gene encoding adrenocortical dysplasia protein homolog isoform X2, whose protein sequence is MASFGGLVLRPWIRELVLGSDALSSPRAGQLLKVLQEAKAQSPSGAPDPPDAEAMLLVSDGTHSIRCLVTGEALNASDWEEKEFGFRGTEGRILLLRDCKVSVQVAQGDTPAEFYLQVDRFALLPTEQPREQVTGCNEDPDVRKKLCDCLEEHLSESTSSNTGPDTAAPITPWAASRCRATGEAVYTVPSLRLHISENDQQILSSLGPTQRVQGPERSPSHLALQDLSLSLISSPPSSPSSSGTPAIPSHLLSKENSASVSLLPPLPLAAPDPVQKGSSQPLSTICSAHGSLPPGSPHPSSIPNTPLLSCTPSLSRLGHAPSIHQAHVSRAQKPSLEFKELGLPPKTLHHSPRTRTTKGALESSCVWTPCPLQDPPERHRDGSAFQYEYRPPCPSLCAQVQAARLPPQLVAWALHFLMEPQPDSELTQM, encoded by the exons ATGGCAAGTTTTGGGGGCCTGGTCCTGCGACCCTGGATTCGAGAGCTGGTCCTAGGGTCAGACGCACTCTCAAGCCCGCGGGCGGGGCAGCTGCTCAAG GTACtgcaggaggccaaggcccagagCCCGTCCGGTGCCCCTGACCCGCCCGACGCGGAGGCCATGCTGCTTGTATCCGACGGGACCCACAGTATCCGATGCCTAGTGACGGGGGAGGCCCTGAACGCCTCAGACTG GGAGGAGAAGGAGTTCGGCTTCAGAGGGACAGAAGGCCGGATACTGCTGCTGCGGGACTGCAAGGTCAGCGTCCAGGTCGCCCAGGGAGACACG CCCGCGGAGTTCTACCTCCAGGTGGACCGTTTCGCTCTGCTGCCCACGGAACAACCCCGGGAACAGGTGACTGGTTG CAACGAGGACCCAGATGTGCGGAAAAAGCTCTGTGACTGCTTGGA GGAGCACCTTTCAGAGTCCACGTCATCCAATACAG GTCCTGACACGGCAGCCCCCATCACACCCTGGGCTGCCTCTCGCTGCAGAGCCACG GGAGAAGCTGTGTACACTGTCCCCAGCCTACGGCTGCACATCTCTGAGAATGACCAGCAAATCCTGAGCTCTCTGGGCCCAACTCAGAGGGTACAGG gcccTGAGCGATCCCCATCACACCTGGCTCTGCAGGACCTGTCGCTGAGTCTgatctcctcccctccttcctcgcCCAGTTCCTCAG GAACCCCTGCCATACCCAGCCACCTGCTGTCAAAGGAGAACAGTGCCAGCGTCAGCCTTCTGCCTCCTCTGCCCTTGGCTGCTCCAGACCCAGTACAGAAGGGCAGCTCCCAGCCCCTGTCAACCATCTGCTCAGCCCACGGCTCCCTGCCCCCCGGGTCCCCACACCCCAGCAGTATACCCAACACCCCACTCCTGAGCTGTACCCCAAGCCTGTCACGCCTTGGCCATGCCCCCAGTATACACCAGGCCCATGTAAGCAGGGCCCAGAAACCTAGCCTGGAGTTCAAAGAGCTTGGGTTACCCCCCAAGACCTTGCATCATTCTCCAAGGACAAGAACCACCAAGGGAGCCCTGGAGTCCAGCTGTGTCTGG ACACCATGTCCCCTTCAGGACCCCCCAGAGAGGCATCGTGATGGTTCTGCCTTCCAGTATGAGTACAGGCCACCTTGCCCCTCCCTGTGTGCCCAGGTGCAGGCTGCCAG GCTCCCTCCCCAGCTCGTGGCCTGGGCCTTGCACTTTTTGATGGAGCCACAGCCAGACTCTGAACTGACCCAGATGTGA
- the PARD6A gene encoding partitioning defective 6 homolog alpha isoform X1, which yields MARPQRTPARSPDSIVEVKSKFDAEFRRFALPRASVSGFQEFSRLLRAVHQIPGLDVLLGYTDAHGDLLPLTNDDSLHRALSSGPPPLRLLVQKREADSSGLAFASNSLQRRKKGLLLRPVAPLRTRPPLLISLPQDFRQVSSVIDVDLLPETHRRVRLHKHGSDRPLGFYIRDGMSVRVAPQGLERVPGIFISRLVRGGLAESTGLLAVSDEILEVNGIEVAGKTLDQVTDMMVANSHNLIVTVKPANQRNNVVRGASGRLAGPPSAGPAEPDSDDDSSDLVIENRQPPCSNGLSQGPPCWDLHTSRLLPAARSSLPSLDDREQASSGWGSSIRGDGSGFSL from the exons ATGGCCAGGCCACAGAGGACTCCAGCACGCAGTCCCGACAGCATCGTCGAGGTGAAGAGCAAA TTTGATGCTGAGTTCCGACGCTTTGCTCTGCCTCGCGCTTCAGTGAGCGGCTTCCAGGAGTTTTCTCGGTTGCTGCGTGCAGTACACCAGATCCCGGGCCTGGACGTGCTGCTTGGCTATACTGATGCTCACGGCGACCTACTACCCCTCACCAACGACGACAGCCTGCACCGGGCCCTGTCCAGCGGGCCCCCACCACTGCGCCTGCTAGTGCAGAAGCGGG AAGCTGATTCCAGTGGCCTGGCCTTTGCCTCCAACTCTCTGCAACGGCGCAAGAAAGGGCTCCTACTTCGGCCAGTGGCACCCCTGCGCACCCGGCCACCGCTACTGATCAGCCTGCCACAAGATTTCCGCCAGGTTTCTTCAGTCATAGATGTGGACCTACTGCCTGAGACCCATCGACGGGTGCGGCTACATAAGCATGGTTCCGACCGCCCCCTGGGTTTCTACATCCGAGATGGCATGAGCGTGCGAGTAGCTCCCCAGGGCCTGGAACGGGTTCCAGGCATCTTCATCTCCCGCCTGGTACGAGGGGGCCTGGCTGAGAGTACAGGGCTGCTGGCAGTCAGTGATGAGATCCTCGAGGTCAATGGCATTGAGGTAGCCGGGAAGACCTTGGACCAAGTGACGGACATGATGGTCGCCAACAGCCACAACCTCATTGTCACTGTCAAGCCAGCCAATCAGCGCAATAATGTGGTGCGTGGGGCATCTGGGCGTCTGGCAGGGCCTCCTTCTGCTGGGCCTGCTGAGCCTGACAGCGATGATGACAGCAGCGATCTGGTCATTGAGAACCGCCAGCCTCCCTGTTCCAATGGGCTGTCTCAAGGGCCTCCATGCTGGGACCTGCACACTAGCCGCCTACTTCCTGCTGCCCGCAGCTCTCTGCCCTCCCTGGATGATCGGGAGCAGGCCAGCTCTGGTTGGGGGAGTAGCATTCGAGGAGATGGTAGTGGCTTCAGCCTCTGA
- the PARD6A gene encoding partitioning defective 6 homolog alpha (The RefSeq protein has 1 substitution compared to this genomic sequence) has translation MARPQRTPARSPDSIVEVKSKFDAEFRRFALPRASVSGFQEFSRLLRAVHQIPGLDVLLGYTDAHGDLLPLTNDDSLHRALSSGPPPLRLLVQKRAEADSSGLAFASNSLQRRKKGLLLRPVAPLRTRPPLLISLPQDFRQVSSVIDVDLLPETHRRVRLHKHGSDRPLGFYIRDGMSVRVAPQGLERVPGIFISRLVRGGLAESTGLLAVSDEILEVNGIEVAGKTLDQVTDMMVANSHNLIVTVKPANQRNNVVRGASGRLAGPPSAGPAEPDSDDDSSDLVIENRQPPCSNGLSQGPPCWDLHTSHLLPAARSSLPSLDDREQASSGWGSSIRGDGSGFSL, from the exons ATGGCCAGGCCACAGAGGACTCCAGCACGCAGTCCCGACAGCATCGTCGAGGTGAAGAGCAAA TTTGATGCTGAGTTCCGACGCTTTGCTCTGCCTCGCGCTTCAGTGAGCGGCTTCCAGGAGTTTTCTCGGTTGCTGCGTGCAGTACACCAGATCCCGGGCCTGGACGTGCTGCTTGGCTATACTGATGCTCACGGCGACCTACTACCCCTCACCAACGACGACAGCCTGCACCGGGCCCTGTCCAGCGGGCCCCCACCACTGCGCCTGCTAGTGCAGAAGCGGG CAGAAGCTGATTCCAGTGGCCTGGCCTTTGCCTCCAACTCTCTGCAACGGCGCAAGAAAGGGCTCCTACTTCGGCCAGTGGCACCCCTGCGCACCCGGCCACCGCTACTGATCAGCCTGCCACAAGATTTCCGCCAGGTTTCTTCAGTCATAGATGTGGACCTACTGCCTGAGACCCATCGACGGGTGCGGCTACATAAGCATGGTTCCGACCGCCCCCTGGGTTTCTACATCCGAGATGGCATGAGCGTGCGAGTAGCTCCCCAGGGCCTGGAACGGGTTCCAGGCATCTTCATCTCCCGCCTGGTACGAGGGGGCCTGGCTGAGAGTACAGGGCTGCTGGCAGTCAGTGATGAGATCCTCGAGGTCAATGGCATTGAGGTAGCCGGGAAGACCTTGGACCAAGTGACGGACATGATGGTCGCCAACAGCCACAACCTCATTGTCACTGTCAAGCCAGCCAATCAGCGCAATAATGTGGTGCGTGGGGCATCTGGGCGTCTGGCAGGGCCTCCTTCTGCTGGGCCTGCTGAGCCTGACAGCGATGATGACAGCAGCGATCTGGTCATTGAGAACCGCCAGCCTCCCTGTTCCAATGGGCTGTCTCAAGGGCCTCCATGCTGGGACCTGCACACTAGCCGCCTACTTCCTGCTGCCCGCAGCTCTCTGCCCTCCCTGGATGATCGGGAGCAGGCCAGCTCTGGTTGGGGGAGTAGCATTCGAGGAGATGGTAGTGGCTTCAGCCTCTGA